Within the Solwaraspora sp. WMMA2056 genome, the region CACATCGCCGACCTGCTGGCCGACGACGGGCACGACGTGCTGGCGGTGGACGCGCTGCTGCCGCAGGCCCACGATGGCGAGCCTCCCGAGTGGACCAGCCGGCACGACCTGGTGCGGGGCGACGTCCGCGACGGCGAGCTGCTCGACCGGCTGCTGACCGGCGTGGACGCCGTCTGCCACCAGGCGGCGATGGTGGGCCACGGCCTCGACCCGTCGGACGCGCCGGGCTATGCGGGCCACAACGACTACGGCACCGCCGTCCTGCTCGCCGCGATGCACCGGGCCCGGGTGACCCGGCTGGTGCTGGCCAGTTCGATGGTCGTGTACGGCGAGGGCCGGTACACCTGCGCCCGGCACGGCATCGTACGGCCGCAGCCACGCCGCCCGGCGGACCTGGCCGCCGGCCGGTACGACCCGGGCTGCCCACACTGCGGCGACGCGTTGTCGTGGGCGACGGTCCCGGAGGACGCCCCGCTGGAGCCGCGCAGCACGTACGCGGCGACGAAGCTCGCCCAGGAGCACCTGGCGGCGGCGTGGGCCCGTCAGACCGGCGGCGGCTGCTGGGCGCTGCGCTACCACAACGTGTACGGCCCTCGGATGCCGCGCGACACCCCGTACGCCGGGGTGGCCTCGATCTTCCGGTCGGCGCTGGCTGACGGCCGGCCGCCACAGGTGTTGGAGGACGGTCGGCAGCAGCGTGACTTCGTCCACGTCGCCGACGTCGCGCGGATCAACGTCCGAGCGTTGGTCGCCGAGCCGCCGGTGGGCGACCTGGTGCCGTTGAACGTCTGCTCCGGCGAGCCACGGACCGTCGGCGAACTGGCCGGGACGCTGGCGACCGCGATGGGCGGACCCGCACCGGTGGTCGTCGGCGGCGCGCGGGCGGCCGACGTACGGCACGTGGTGGCTGATCCCCGCCGGGCCACCGAGCTGCTCGGCTTCACCGCGAGCGTCCGGTTCGCCGACGGGGTGGCGGCGTTCGCCACCGATCCGCTGCGGGCACCGGCGGTCGGCGTCGGCTGAGCCGCCGCCCGCTGGTCAGGAGAAGGTG harbors:
- a CDS encoding NAD-dependent epimerase/dehydratase family protein, with the protein product MRILLTGAAGFIGSHIADLLADDGHDVLAVDALLPQAHDGEPPEWTSRHDLVRGDVRDGELLDRLLTGVDAVCHQAAMVGHGLDPSDAPGYAGHNDYGTAVLLAAMHRARVTRLVLASSMVVYGEGRYTCARHGIVRPQPRRPADLAAGRYDPGCPHCGDALSWATVPEDAPLEPRSTYAATKLAQEHLAAAWARQTGGGCWALRYHNVYGPRMPRDTPYAGVASIFRSALADGRPPQVLEDGRQQRDFVHVADVARINVRALVAEPPVGDLVPLNVCSGEPRTVGELAGTLATAMGGPAPVVVGGARAADVRHVVADPRRATELLGFTASVRFADGVAAFATDPLRAPAVGVG